ataataataataataataataataattattattattattattattaattttttttaaaattatattttataaCTTACGTAATACCGCGTTCTCCTCTCACAGGCTTAGTTGAAACCATGAAATCGGAGCAGTACAGTTTGTTTTATTAGATCGCCATCTAACACCGAAAGAGTCACGATGTCTTGGACAAATAGTCAGTTGAAGATGCGAGTTGTCGATATCAAACACCCCTGTAAGATGAACATGAAACACTGAAACTACAAACTGAACCATGACCTGCTGTATCTACAAAATGTTAGCAACCTTAAGGCTTGAAAAGTTTAATTATGTAGACACTTTTGCTTTTAGGTCCTCCTTTCCCCGATCCCCTACTTTGCAGAGTGCAatcaaaattcttccttttcctCTCGTTTTGGagatcaaacatttctgattaTGACAGACAAACTCGTCTTCAGCTACATACTATGGCATATATTATAGCATTTCGGACAGCTTCATAGTATGAAGTTATGCGTGACACTAGTACGTGACACTGAATCGTGCATGATGCATGACAATTGGCTGGTACAGAACAGCCAGCATGCACAGTCACCTATTGCGTGGTGTTGCCCGACGTGGTTCTCGCATTGAAGGTTTAGGGTGCAGATTATAACACAAATTTACAAAGATGAAAATCACTTTGCGTTTGGCTAGATAAATACATGTGATATGTACTCTCTTACCTGCTCGAGCAAGCACGAGCTTCGATTCACAGTCTAAGGCAGAGTCTCCGAATACACGAAAATTTCGAAGGTGACCCTGGATACTCTTTGCACAGCTTCCCACAACCACACACTGAACATTTGCCTGATTGTCTGCACTTGATCCACACGATCCTCCGACAAGCTTGGCAAAACCACACGAAGCcattaaaattacaatttctaACTTAAATATAAACGCAGGATCCTCCGGTTATATATGTTATGTACAAGAAAATCCAAATCAGACGTTAATTTGAAAGCCCAAAGGATACAACGcttttttacaagaaaataTTGTTCGCGCTAAAACAAGACAGCTCAGAGTTAATTCAAAGCACGTGCACGCACAGTTCTGCGAAATAGCGGAGTTCCGAGTtcctgcatgcctcagttttaaagcgagtcctggtgctcgaccattcaaatggaaatgagttgcttattctcatgcaaatcaaactcatttccatttcgatagttgagcaccaagtcTCACTTCGAAactgagacaaacagcaactcggtaATGGCCTATTCGATATCAGCAAGTGCACACACCTGTTATCCCGAGATCGTTGACATGCGGTAAGCAAAGATGAGTGGGTAAAGAAAGTGGcataaatgaaataaagcttatattAAAAACCGTAATAAAACAatcaattacaaaaaaaaaaaaaaaaggcaaccaAACAAGAAGTAACAATGAGGATAAATAAACAAGGACGCTCTCTGTAGCGAGGGAATTTTATTTGTAGCCGGGCAACCGCTGACAGTGTTTCGAACAAGCTCTGAAGCCGCAGCAATGTTTATATCCTTCCTCATCAAGATAGCGAACATTAAGGTAAGAAATAACTCCAAGTGTTTAATCAACTATTTATTTTTCTAGTTTTCCTAAACATTTTCCTCGATAACGATTTATAAACTGACATTTTGTTGCGTGCTTTGTCTGTGCTCGGCAACCGCCaaatgtttaattaattattcaaaaCAAGCCTTTTCTAAATAGACTCGTTTGCGGTTAGAAACTGTCTTTAAATTACAGCAACTGATATCAGGAGGCTGAAAACAACTATTTTACCGGAGAACGACCCACAGGCGAACACTTCAGGGTCGATGTTCGAGATGATAATCGCGGCGTGAAAGTTCAAAATGTCAAGCGATAAGCTCAAGTGTCTGATTACAAGACGCTGTCAAATTTTTGCGTTTTATTTACCCAAGCTAGATTTGCGATAAAAAGTAAGATGAAGTGATACTTTTATCCAGAAAAATAGTTTTGAGAGGTAAATCCATGTACCAGATTGACTTTTTGGTCCACAAAGTTGACCTAAATTTGGAAGTGATGAGACATAGCCTTGGcgtataattttgaaaaattgttaaaaattcagGTTCATATTTAATGTGGATCTAACAACACGAAATAAGTACTCAAACATTATATTTAAATAATACGGGTTAGCTTTCCCAGCTACGCACAATATCTTGGCTTGCTAGCCTTCGCAAAAAGTGTAATTTTAGAGGCGAGTTTTGCTCTTTCAGGGACAAAATACTAAGGCCGTCtggagaagaaaataaaaatccaaACAACCTCAAAGTTACAGTTTTGAAACAAGTTAGTAAAAACCTTCTTCCTgacaaattttcagaaaatcgATTTTTTCCATATTGCATAGGTGTAGGTGACTTTTACAGCAAGTCGCTCTTAATGCTCACAGAATAAATTGGCATCATCTGCAAATGAATGAAAGTCAAACAGTTTTAAGGAGTAATGAGAGtcattgcccccgcagggttttcATTTATAGAGTCTCCCCCGCGGGTACGTATAAAGAATGTGTGACATATTGGTGTAGTATGCGAATCAATCCCGATTTGAAGAAACTAGGCGCGCACGGTCGTCCCAGTTAATTTTTCAGTCCGCTCGCAAAGCAATGCTACATGGGTAATTCTTCCAACCACGAACACGAGGAGGAGATCGCCTATTTGCTGCACGAGGAAGAGAGGAAGATATTTGCCAAAATATATTTAGGGTGATCATCTGTCATCACAGTGATTTCTTCATATCTTGAATTCAAAGGTTGTTCAGCAGTAGATTGAACTGTTTGGTACAGAAATTGATTTGTCGGACACAAATCAGCAACGGGGTCGACAGACTCGACCCAAACACCACACGTATAAAGATCAcaaatcaaaactcaaaacCCAGTCAGAGAAACAACTATACGTTTCCGAAGTAACCGGCTGTTGCTTCATTTTATCATTTCAAGGCTTAGAAGATAGTAAAGGATTTATCAACGGTATCATTTGAACGATTATTAGATAATTTTGCAGTTACGTTGCACGAGGGTTGTCGCGTTGGCGAGCACGAGGAGTGCGAATTAATAACTCAGAAATGTAGCATCCTTTGTTCAGAAAACACAGGTCATAATTACTTATTTAAAATAACGGAGATTTTTTGTTCATCacgtgttttgttatttcaagggTTACAAAGAGAGTAAAGGGTAGAGGGTTATATCATCTGTTTTGCGAAGAAAGGCTGTGAAATATTCAAAGGTGAGAAAATTAACTTGCTACTGTCGTCTAAAAACGCATGTTATCATTACTTATTTGAAATATTCGAGTTTTTTTGGTCATCTTATGGTATGCCTTGGATAAGAAAGAGAATAAATCATCAGATCGTTGGTCACAATCCAAAGAGGGCACTTTGTGAACTCGGTTTTCGTTAACCCTGGAATTTATTCATGTGCAGTTGATGCTTTTTTGGAGGTGTCTACACATTTGTTTCTCCCGTATTTATCACATGTACCAGCAAGAAATGAGTTTACAGACGTGCTTTTCAATGGTTGCTCAGATTACATCCGTTCAAGAGAAGACAGTTTGTTATTGAAGGAAATTCGGGAGCCTGTGTGGTCATACATCATAGACCATTGCAGTTCATTTATAGCGAGGGActgtaatgcctgttttagCCAAATATTTGAGCGAAGAACATAATTATGCATGTGGAAGAGGAGAGTCTTTTTGCAACCTTAAGAACCTTTGATTCTTTTTGCAGCAAATGTGCAAATCttgtgactttgaatagcaGTATATTTTTGACAGTGGTTACTGAACATGGATTAAACCAGTTGGGTTTAGATAAAAATATGTGGCCCCTGTATGTTACTGATGTGCATACAAACCCAGGACGGTTAAAATGCATGAGCTGTAATAGTCCTACCACTCAGCCTGTTTTCAAAAATGTATCAAACTCTTTATTGAATTCCCTCCTGGCTTGAAGAAAGACATAAATGTCTTTGAGTTGATTGTGATCAGTGGAGCTCAGTACAAACTAAGAGGTGTTGTGCGATGTAACAATAACCACTTCATTTGTTAATGTACAATAGAGATAACAAAGGATCGAGAACAGAGCGCTATGGGATTCTACATGATGTGTGACACTTTGCTGACTTTACGTTATTCACTATGATGACTTGTTGTCGATTATCAAGACATGATTTGAACCACTCCTTTGTAATTCCCCGTATATTATAATGTTCTAACTTCTTTACAATATTAAGAAagggtccagataagaacgatagcaacaacggcaacgaacatgttggaattcaattggtatgcaaaaaggtgataacttttctattgtctgtacttacttctgattggcttaaacagcaaacggttaacaaaacgtcataaagcagtattatattcatccttcctttccaaccatcttccatctttcatctggtctcagtttaaatgaattccacagaaatcgtatgtggggaacatgtaaaattgtaaacgtttcttggcttttgctttcaactcttgtgattggtcaaaatcttttaacacaaaaaaacaccctttcaaagtgggctgtaaatgaattttattgcgttaactgccttcctgtaggtttatgcattctctgtgtaaaaatgataacattcctatgtggggaaagccccgttgccgcataacaaaggaaattgctatccaccttacacggatcatcaCTTAAACGGACTTCACAGTATGAAAGCCTtactaaaatcaagaaaaacccAACAGGAATACTTTCTGTTCTCTattaatttttgatttttttcaagataGATATAGATAATATAGCATGCTATAAGTGTTCTGCTTGGAACTGTATCCAAATTGCTTGTCAAATGAACTTCCAAGCTTCTCCAAAACATTGGTTAATCTGTTATACATGAGTTTCTCAAgcaatttgtgaaaaaaagaaagaaacgagATGGGACGATAATATAATTGAATAAGCAAGTTTGGAAGCCTTTCTTGAAAACAGGTACAACATTAGCTAACTTTAGATCATTAGGCACAAAGCCAGATGTATAAATGAGGTATTAAACAAAATCTCAAATGGTTTTGACAAAACCGGCTGATTTCACTGACAATTTAAGAACGTCTACTAATATACTGAAAGGACCTGTTGCTTTTCCTGGACTCATCATCGACAAACTAAAAAGCGAACTGCAAAGCAATCCTTCCTGCTGTTTGATTACCAACAACGTTTCATAATACTCTGCAATGAGAAAATTACACATAACGGTTTTCCAAATTTGAATTGAGTTCTTCGCGTTTCAAAGGCGGCGATTCAAGGCAGCAACTGTAAAGAGAAGACCGGATGTGATCCTGAATTCGTTGAATCCGCATGCAGCAGGACGCTAGACGGATTCCTCCATTTCTCAGACAGCTGCAGTTTTCCTTTCCCTCATACAGACAGTCATATGATACCGttcagcaaagagaatttaagtGTAAACTGGGATGATGTTTCGGATTAAATATGAAGAAGATTATATGTTTACCTAAAACAGAAGGAAGCAGTGTGACCCAGTGTTTAGGGCGCTTGCTTTGAGGTCcggagttcccgggttcaagacccgttctgaccactcgttgaatttgatcctggtagtccctggttcaacttcccagctgcacttgtgaatagccaactggtttgcctccggccagttgggattctgaacagttgttgttcttgttctgtTCTATCGTTTCGTTTACTGTGTTTTATTGGCCCAAGAAAGCCTCTatagggagcggtcaattatgtatgtatgtatgtatgtatgtatgtatgtatgtatgtatgtaagatACAAAGCGGTCCGCCAAAGAAGGCGCTATCAGCACATAAACCTTTTTCGTATCGGTGAGATCTTACATGGTATAGGAAACGGGCAAATGGCCGCCCTCCCGGCTTCAGCTATTactttgagaaaaataacacAACCTTGGactaatcttgaaaaaaattaaccctATTCAACACAgtcatttttcactgtgtaaatCAAATTTTAATGTTTCGCCTGCTATGATCATCTTCCGTCGTTTATAGAGAAGTCAACTGTAACAAATAGCTTCCACTGGTGTCACTTTCCAGCCATCATGTTGACACTTATTTCCGAGTGTAAAAGCGGTCTTAATTCTCTAAATAGCGTTCAAGACCATTAGCTCTTTCTTAATGCTTTAAAAATTGTAAGCCGTGATCGAAGGAAGAGTCATTTACGCGGCATTCTTGGATCAAATGCGATCCGGGCGGTGTAGCACTCAGGTACCGAAAACGATACCGAGGTTCCGACCTACCAAGTTCAAGCAACTTCAAGATACCAGTAACTGACGGAGGcatgggaaaaaaaatttttttcgtgATGAGTCCCCTTCCAAAAAGAttaaataaggtctattgcGGACGACGTTTTGCCCAAGATGGGTTGCTTTTGTTCCATTTACTGACTATCAGGCATGAGAAAAATTGGGAGAATTTACCCGACTGATTGAACAAGCCTTGCCTCCCAAAGAATAAcataagaaaacaaaaggaaagaattaCTTCTTCTATATCATTTAAGTCGCGAGGGTATTTCCATGTTTAATGCTACATCGAAGAAAATATTCAAAGAATCGTGTCCTTGGAGACACAATGACTGAGTTTTAATCAAAGCACTTTAATCAGagtaacaaaataattaaactaagaaaaaaatgtaCGGCAGCATAGGAAAGAGTAATTCTAAAGCCGGTGATTACAAAATGCTTCAGTTCAAAATAAACCCGATTTTCAAAATCACATATAGCACTGTTTTTTTcctgcgcaaaaaaaaaatatatatatatatgtatatatccGCTTCATTTAGTTCTTCTTTCTAAAATTCAATGCCAGTGCGTGTTTGATAACAACTCTGAGTTTTGCATTTCTAGGATAAGAGGAAAACAATGGTTTGGAACAGGCTTCAAtgtaaattattaattaagGAGGCAAGAGATGTCGAAATGGGGTTGAAGCAAATTCACAAAAGCTGGCATGggggaaaataaattaaactttGGAAATTCACACGATTGTAATCATCAACCACAATTATACCAAAGTCATAACATACCTCGGAGAGACGCGACTGCCAGACTAAAACGTACTTTCTAATTTAAAAATGAAAGGTACGGAAGATTTATCAATCGACGAAATATCACCGTCAGGGCGGTCGATACAATCACCGAAAAAAAGAgttgatttcttttattttttacttaaaCATCCGGCCCACACCTTTTGTATTTGTCCTATTGCCTCTGTTTACATTATAAGTAGTTTTTAAGGCATTTTGTGTACGCCAAATGTTGGTAGGAAAACAgcgttatttatttatgaactACTAAGCTCCATGCGATTGATATGTTCGTTAGTGCCGCCAAAAAGTAATCAGACTTGCATTCAGCTTGCTTGGAACGTGGAAGACGGCTTTTCAACAAGCTTTGGGATAGAACGCATCTGAGCCTTGCCTGATAGCTGCATCCTATGTTTATAAATCTGAAATTCAGCCTTCATATTCACAAATCGGGTAAAATATTTCTTGTGTCACCTGTACCGGGCGATAAACGAAGACTTTAACCACGATATCTCGTTTCAACGAGCCGTAGTTCTGTATTTCCATGCCTCATTCAGTTTCACCAATAGCGGCGCTCAGTTCCACGAACTTGACTTCTCAGGCGCCTGGAAACAACGAGTCAAGCAGAAATGATACCGAGTCCATATTTGGACACCAAGAAATCCTTTCGGTGACAATGATTGTGCTTTTAGCAATTATTTGCCTGCTCATCGTTCTTGTGAACGGCCTCGTCGTCTTCTTAATCTGCAGAAACAGGACGTTGAAATCTGTCACCAATATGTTCCTCACCTCCTTGGCGCTTTCCGATCTCATCTCGGGCTTGGTAGGATTTCCTCTTTTTGCTTCGTGTCTAAGAAGCGGGGTCCTCAATGTCTGCGTATCTTCTACGATTTTCTTCCGTTTCACCGCCATCTCGTCAGTGTGCCACGTCCTCCTCGTGGCAACTGATCGTTATGTTGCCATAGTACATCCGTTACAACATGATTCAGTAGTCACAAAATGGCGCGCAATTGGAGCAACCACTTTTGTTTGGATTTTTGCGTTTTCATCTTCTGTCGTCCAGTTATCCTGGTTTGGCCTCGACGAgaactccttgtttgactttGAGGCTACGGAGGATTTGAACTTAACGTACAGCAAGACCTGCATCGTGCTCTTTTTCGCCTTTCCCTTGATTCTCATGTGTTGCATCTATGGACGCATTTTTTATATCTCCTATAAGCTCACCAAAAGTGATCGCGAATTAACAGACGTCTGGAAGGTGCAGGAATCTCGCTCTGTTCTTTATGAATGGAGAGGCCGCAGTGTTTTGTTGATTATGATGGTTATTTTCGTGGGTTGTTGGCTTCCGTTTTTCTTGGCAATGATTGATGACCACATGAATCCCACTGAGTCATCTCCTCCAATTTGGGTCCAGCGTTTGCTTGTGGTTCTTAATTTCATCCCTCCGTTGTTCAATCCCCTCCTTTGCACATTAGCCAAGAAGGATTTCCGAAAAGCTTTGCTAGGGGTGATCTACAAAAGTAATGAGCTTCGCCTTAACCTAGAATGGAGGTCAACTGCCACTGGCTCCGTCTAGCTTCCCACACATTTAGACACTCTCTCCTCACATCCAGTTCCTCACGCGATTAGTGGCACTAGCTACTGACCAGGAACATTTAGTAAAACTATGCTTCTGCtacagagttttcttttattcccACTTCAACTCTCGTTTTTCTGGAAGTTGTTTCTTGAGATCTTTTTTTACGTTGAAGTTAGCAACAGACAGTAGAGCCACTCTACCCAGGACGGAGTGCaggtccatcacagggttatgCCACCCAGCGAGGCGAAGTTACTGCTTGTTCTGCAGTTTGCAATCAGTTAAGGAAACGATAGATACCTCTGTCCAGAAAAAGTCCAGGCCACAACACCCAGACTTTTCGACTAGAGTGCAGGTTATTCAAGTTCCGGCACTAGCGCGCAGTTTTGGTTCAATACTAGAATGCAAGGGCTAGGAGAAAAGCATACGGTCTATGTTTCAGCTCTTATCGCGAACAATTTCGAaagtttaaccatttgcggacATGATTACAAGGGCAGCTTGCTTTCTTCAGTTAGTTCACAGCCATAACTTGGCAACCAAGAACTCCAGCGCGGTAATCCTTTGTCGTTTTAGTGAGCTTACAGTTTGGTGGTGAGACCTGTTCTTTATTAGTTAAAATTGTTTAGCAGACTGGCCACATGACCGCGAAATCTAGCCAAAACAGTGACATCCGACGTCGGCGGAACCACTTCACTCTAGGAACGACTTGTTCGTGGCGCCAGAGAAATGTGAACTCGTGTATGAATCTAACAGTACCGGTTAAACGTGCTTTTAATAAACGACTTAACGATTGGAAGTCACCGCCTACTAACCGAAGGTGATCTTCTCTTGCGTGTGTACAAGAGCGCACGGTAAACAATGCCAATTGAACAAACAAGATTTATAATTCCAGCCAATcatgaaaaacagaaagaacagtcattcaatttttttaagaaaacgaGGCTGTCGGAAGCCAATATTTATTTCCATTGTTGAATTCAAATCTGACACAACTTTGAGAATGAAGTGAGAGGTACTCTTTCGGCAATAACTCGAGAAAATATGAGAAACCATAACTGATTATTTTGGCGATGCTATAAAGCAGTTTGAACCAAAGAAGTAATTAATTTGTGCGCATTCGGTGTTTGTTCTCAAGAGCAGTTGGTTTTTTAAACTACTTTTTCGGTAAAGTAGTTTAGACGATCGCGTATTGATCCATTTAAAAATCTCACGGAAATCGGGGGAAACAATTTATCTTGGAATCTTAATTTCGTGCCGGGTTGGCGAAAAAGTAATGTCTTAAGCAGCTAGATTTAGTTtcgcaaaattaattttaaaattcttaacCACTATgagcgaaaaaaaaagaatgtcgAATTTGTCATTAAAGAAGAAGTAAGACACCAAAGAAAACTggaagaaagtaaaaaaaataaataaataataataaccacGCAAGTCAACTTGCTGTTTTGCAGTAATGCAATAATAAGTGCTTTAATTAAACCAAGGATTTTAGCTCACCATTTAAGCCCTTTTTATTGTAATGtattttaagtaattttatattttaaccaCTTGTAATTCAGTCTTGCGACGACTTAACGATTGGAAGTCACCACCTACTAACCCAGCCGCGCTGGGAACCAGTGTACAATCACAACCGTGTTTGTTCTGAATCTCATTTTTTAAGAAAACGAGGCTGTCGGA
The Montipora capricornis isolate CH-2021 chromosome 10, ASM3666992v2, whole genome shotgun sequence genome window above contains:
- the LOC138019200 gene encoding histamine H2 receptor-like; the protein is MPHSVSPIAALSSTNLTSQAPGNNESSRNDTESIFGHQEILSVTMIVLLAIICLLIVLVNGLVVFLICRNRTLKSVTNMFLTSLALSDLISGLVGFPLFASCLRSGVLNVCVSSTIFFRFTAISSVCHVLLVATDRYVAIVHPLQHDSVVTKWRAIGATTFVWIFAFSSSVVQLSWFGLDENSLFDFEATEDLNLTYSKTCIVLFFAFPLILMCCIYGRIFYISYKLTKSDRELTDVWKVQESRSVLYEWRGRSVLLIMMVIFVGCWLPFFLAMIDDHMNPTESSPPIWVQRLLVVLNFIPPLFNPLLCTLAKKDFRKALLGVIYKSNELRLNLEWRSTATGSV